In the genome of Zobellia nedashkovskayae, the window GTTGACGTATGTAGTCAACGAAGATTATGATCTTGTTACTGGTATTCGTGCTGAAAGAAAAGATTCTTTCGTAAAAAAAATTCCATCTAAAATAGCGAATGCTCTAATACGTCGTACCGCAAAACTTGACATTAAAGATAATGGCTGTGCACTTAAAATATTTACTAAAGAAACCGCAAAAGAATTAAACCTTTACGGAGAAATGCATCGGTTTATTACTTTGTTGGCACATTTTGAGGGAGCGCGCATCAAACAAGTGCCCGTTAAACATCATGCTAGACATGCAGGAACATCAAAATATGGTTTAGAACGCATCTTTAAAGTTGTAGCAGACATTATGTTACTACTCTTCATTAGAAAATATTTTCAAAGACCCATTCATTTCTTTGGTATTTTCGGCTTTGTACTAATATTAATTGGGATAATTATAAATGCACATTTATTGGTGGTTAAATTTGGGTTGGGAGAAGATATTGGTTCTAGGCCATTACTAACATTTGGTATGATGTTCATTCTGGCAGGGATTCAGTTGTTTACCATAGGTATTGTTATGGAACTATTGATACGAACCTATTACGAGTCACAAAACAAGCGTCCTTATAGGATAAAGAACGTTACCGTTGGTGGCCAAATAAAATCGTAGATTCATTTTAAGGAACTCCTAAAACTACTTTTAACGAATATGAATAAGGTGCATTTTCTTTAATGCTCTCTTTCGGGTAGATGGATTCAAGAAATCTTTACTAAGCATTGAAACCTGATAATCATTTTCAGTAAACTGCTGGTCCCAATCAAGACCGGCATCTTTAACCCTTCGTAAATCTATATCATTTACGTAAATCCAAATATCTTTTTTCTCTTTTATATTTTTTAATGATTTATGCCTTACAGGGTGGTGGTTATAAAAATCTAGTGCCCATGTATTAAAATCAGATATGCGATAAATTTGGTCTACAGGTATTTGCTCTTCTGACACTACATTAGCCATGCTAGATCCTGCCTGGTATTTCAAAAGCTCAGGGTAAAAATGAAGATTCAATACAGAATTTAAAAGCAAAGAACTATAGATAGATATCGTAATAATTCGTAGAAAACGAGCTTCTCTTTTTAAACAGAAATAAATGATGACCATTAGTAAAACAATCAAAAGAACCGAAGCTATAAAACTTTGAAACTTGAAAACATAAAAGCAAATGAACAAAATGGCCGTAAAGACTATACTAAGAACAAAATATTGCGAACCTAAAAGTATCTTGAGAGTCTTTTTCTTATCAAACCTGATTAAATCACTTATATACGATGCAGTTAGGACAGCAAATAGAGGAATTACTATATTCAGGTAATGCGGTAATTTAAACTGAGAAAGACTGGCCACTATAAAAAAGATAACAATTGTACCTAAAGTCAAAAACTCAAACTTTGGATTATACGAAAATTTCAGTTTGAATAATGCTCTAATCCGAGAACCAACCGCAAAAAGAGCAGGAATGGTCCACGGTATAAAAACCCATAAAAAGGTATGAAAAAAGAAAAAATAGTCTTTAGACGTCTCCCCCATTGCTCCACCTGTGCGCTCTAAGCTCTGTTCCCAAAAAATAAAAAGAATACCGCTACGGTTCGCAGTTCCGCGAATAACCTTTTCTGGATGTAGATCAAACTGGTGGTAATAAGCATACAGCATTGGAGCTATGGCTATTCCAAAAAAAGCTAGTCCTACCAAAACCTTCCAACTAACTAAACTCTCCCATTTCCTGGTATAGCTCAAATGACAAATAATGGCTACGCCAATTACAAAAAGTGCAATCTGGCCTTTAGATGAAAAGGCTAAACCTGCTGCTAATCCTCCCAAAATAATAGAAAGCAACGTCCGCTTTTCAATATAAGTAGCAAACTGCCAAATAGATAAAATGGTAAAAGCTGTAAGAACCGCATCAGTTCTAACATCTATCACCGACAATACTATAGTTTGTGCAGTTAGGAAAATCAACGCTGCCAATTTCCCCGTATTTGTATTATAGAGTAGCTTACCTAAACCGTAACAACTATAAGCTCCTAATAAAGTAACTAGTATAGCCGGTATTCTATAGGCCCAGTCAAATAATCCGAAAATTTTAAAGGAAAAAGCAGCAAGCCAAAAGTGTAAATGTGGCTTATCAAGATACTGAGCGCCACCTTTTATAAGATTGACAAAGTCGTTCTCTTGAACCATTCTCATTGCCATTACAGCAAATTGGGCAGAATCTGGTTCAATTAGGGTAACAAACATTCCGGCTACGTAAACCAAAACAATTAACACCAATAAAGACCAATATCTAAAGTTTGATATCATACAGATATTTCTCTATTGCAAATATATACAACTTTGAAAATAACCAGCTAAAAAACAGTCCTATTAGAACCCCCGTTAACACATCTAACGGAAAATGAACGCCCAAATAGATTCTACTATAAGCGACTAGAAGTGCCCAAGACATCAAGAAAATTCCTATGTAACTATATTTGTGCTTTAGCACTAAGGTAAAGAAAGATGCTACGGCAAAACTATTTGCTGCATGTGCAGAAAAGTAACCGAATTTACCTCCACAGGATGATTTAACTAACCTTACCAAGCCATCCAAATCAGGGTCATGACAAGGTCGCAAACGCTGAACCCCATATTTAAAGAAATTACCTAATTGATCGGTAACCACAATTAATAGTATAACAGTAACCAAAAGAACCAAGGTCTTTTTAATCCCATATGTTTTATACGCCAAGAACAATAAGACCGCATATAACGGTATGGCGCTAAATTTGTCTGAAATAAACAACCAAAAACCATCCCATTGGGGTGTGCCCAAATTGTTCAGAATAAGGAAGAGCTCTTTATCTTGTTGAATAAGTTCTTGCCACATGATTTTTGCTATTCTTCGTATCTAGAAACTTCACGATCATAAAATTCACCGGCCTGTTCTATAAGGGTCTCTGCTTCAGATTCCAATTCTTTTTCATCTTCAGTAGAAAAGTCTTCTAACCACTCTACCTCATCGTTTTCCAGGTTGATTATGAACCTTGGATATTCAGTATGTACAACAAATATGGCTGTGGGATAATCTGTATTATCTCCTAACAAAAATTTTGGGAATTCCATCTTATGAATTTACTATTAACTTTTTAGTCAAATAATTGAAGCGAATATACAACATAACCGCCGATGCGCTAAGCCCGGTAAGCAATCCTATCCATATGCCCGTGCTTGCCAAATCTGTATATAATCCTAAATAATAACTTACCGGGAAACCTATACCCCAATAGGCTATGAAGGTTATTAATGTTGGTATTTTTACATCTTGCAATCCTCTGAGCGCACCTAAGACCACTACTTGTACTCCATCCGAAATCTGGAAAAAGGCAGCTACCAGCAATAGTTCCGCAGCCAAGGCGATTACTTCCGTATTATCGGCAACATTCATAACATCGTCCAAATCTAAATATATAGTTGGGAACCAATGTCTACCTAATAAAAATAGAGCTGCAAAAAATATTTCTAACAACAATGTGAGAAAAAATATGGATTTACCAATACGCCTCAACTCTACAAAATTGCGCAATCCTTTTTGGTTTCCCACACGAATCATGGCCGCAATACCTAATCCCATGCCAAACATAAAAGTCATACTACTCAAATTTAGCGCAATCTGATTTGCAGCCTGGGCATTCTTTCCTAGTACACCACTAAGCCATATAGCAGCTGTAAAAATCGCCACTTCAAAAAACATTTGTAATGCCGAAGGGAAACCTAAATTGATGATTTTTTTGATTACCTTTTTTTCAATAGTCTTGAAATTAAATCCAGTGACATAATCATGAAATTTCTTTTTGCTTTTGAGTATATACCAGATATATATTACCATTAAAATTCGTGAAACCAATGTACCGATTGCCGCACCTACAATACCCATTTTAGGAAAACCGAAAGAACCGAAAATCAACAAATAATTAAGCACAACGTTTACCACATTGGCCATAATTGTTGCATACATTGGGTACTTAGTTTGAGATAGTCCTTCAGAAAACTGCTTGAAAGCTTGAAATATAATTAACGGAACTAACGAAAAAGCGACCAAATCCAAATATGGTATGGCCAATGCCACCACTTCTTCGGACTGCCGCATAGAATACATTAAGGGTTTTGCAATTAATATGACTCCAAACAACATCAAGCTAAGAACAGTACATAAAACCAAACCATGCTTTAAGGCACTTTTAGCATTTGCCTTGTTCCCGGCGCCATCCGCCTCAGCAACCAGAGGAGTTATTGCTGTAGAGAAACCTATTCCTAAAGACATGGCTATGAACACAAAACTGTTACCCAAAGAAACCGCTGCCAGTTCTGCCGTACCTAGTTGCCCTACCATAATGTTATCGGCCAATTGTACAAAAGTATGGCCTAACATTCCCAATATTACGGGTACGGAAAGCTTAATATTATATTTAAATTCTTTAGTGTATTGCTGAAACAAAACTGATTTATTTGATGAAATTCATGGTAAAAACGGAGTTCCCTCCTCACCTATTTTCTATTATTTTTCAGGAATTATTTCTCGGCCAATTTGGCTTCCTCCCAAAATATATCCATTTCGCCTAATGTCATCTCCTTTAATTCTTTCCCTATTCCCTTGGCTTTTGCCTCTAGAAACTGAAAACGACCAATAAATTTTTTATTAGTGCGTTCTAAGGCATTTTCCGGACTTATATTCAGAAAACGGGCATAATTCACCATGGCGAACATAACATCACCAAACTCGGCTTCCATCTTGTCTTGGTCCTGTGCTTTGATCTCTTCCCGTAACTCAGAAAGTTCTTCCTGTACTTTTTCCCAGACCTGTTCTGGCTTTTCCCAATCAAAACCAACACCGGCAACCTTTTCTTGAATTCGACTAGCCTTTACCAATGCCGGCAAGCCCTTGGGCACACCTTCCAAAACGCTGGTTTTACCTTTACCTTCTTTAAGTTTAATGTTTTCCCAGTTGCGCTTTACATCTTCTTCACTGGTTACTTTTACATCACCATAAATATGAGGGTGACGGTTGATCAACTTTTCACATATTTCATTGCAGACATCGGCTATATCAAAATTATTGGTCTCACTTCCTATTTTTGAATAAAAGACAATATGGAGCAATACATCACCAAGTTCTTTTTTCACCTCTTCTAAATCATCTTCAAGAATAGCATCACCAAGTTCATACGTCTCTTCAATAGTTAGATGACGCAAAGTCTTCATAGTCTGTT includes:
- the mazG gene encoding nucleoside triphosphate pyrophosphohydrolase, whose translation is MNTRQQKLEAFDRLLTIMDELREQCPWDKKQTMKTLRHLTIEETYELGDAILEDDLEEVKKELGDVLLHIVFYSKIGSETNNFDIADVCNEICEKLINRHPHIYGDVKVTSEEDVKRNWENIKLKEGKGKTSVLEGVPKGLPALVKASRIQEKVAGVGFDWEKPEQVWEKVQEELSELREEIKAQDQDKMEAEFGDVMFAMVNYARFLNISPENALERTNKKFIGRFQFLEAKAKGIGKELKEMTLGEMDIFWEEAKLAEK
- a CDS encoding phosphatase PAP2 family protein, which gives rise to MWQELIQQDKELFLILNNLGTPQWDGFWLFISDKFSAIPLYAVLLFLAYKTYGIKKTLVLLVTVILLIVVTDQLGNFFKYGVQRLRPCHDPDLDGLVRLVKSSCGGKFGYFSAHAANSFAVASFFTLVLKHKYSYIGIFLMSWALLVAYSRIYLGVHFPLDVLTGVLIGLFFSWLFSKLYIFAIEKYLYDIKL
- a CDS encoding ArnT family glycosyltransferase translates to MISNFRYWSLLVLIVLVYVAGMFVTLIEPDSAQFAVMAMRMVQENDFVNLIKGGAQYLDKPHLHFWLAAFSFKIFGLFDWAYRIPAILVTLLGAYSCYGLGKLLYNTNTGKLAALIFLTAQTIVLSVIDVRTDAVLTAFTILSIWQFATYIEKRTLLSIILGGLAAGLAFSSKGQIALFVIGVAIICHLSYTRKWESLVSWKVLVGLAFFGIAIAPMLYAYYHQFDLHPEKVIRGTANRSGILFIFWEQSLERTGGAMGETSKDYFFFFHTFLWVFIPWTIPALFAVGSRIRALFKLKFSYNPKFEFLTLGTIVIFFIVASLSQFKLPHYLNIVIPLFAVLTASYISDLIRFDKKKTLKILLGSQYFVLSIVFTAILFICFYVFKFQSFIASVLLIVLLMVIIYFCLKREARFLRIITISIYSSLLLNSVLNLHFYPELLKYQAGSSMANVVSEEQIPVDQIYRISDFNTWALDFYNHHPVRHKSLKNIKEKKDIWIYVNDIDLRRVKDAGLDWDQQFTENDYQVSMLSKDFLNPSTRKRALKKMHLIHIR
- a CDS encoding MATE family efflux transporter, which gives rise to MFQQYTKEFKYNIKLSVPVILGMLGHTFVQLADNIMVGQLGTAELAAVSLGNSFVFIAMSLGIGFSTAITPLVAEADGAGNKANAKSALKHGLVLCTVLSLMLFGVILIAKPLMYSMRQSEEVVALAIPYLDLVAFSLVPLIIFQAFKQFSEGLSQTKYPMYATIMANVVNVVLNYLLIFGSFGFPKMGIVGAAIGTLVSRILMVIYIWYILKSKKKFHDYVTGFNFKTIEKKVIKKIINLGFPSALQMFFEVAIFTAAIWLSGVLGKNAQAANQIALNLSSMTFMFGMGLGIAAMIRVGNQKGLRNFVELRRIGKSIFFLTLLLEIFFAALFLLGRHWFPTIYLDLDDVMNVADNTEVIALAAELLLVAAFFQISDGVQVVVLGALRGLQDVKIPTLITFIAYWGIGFPVSYYLGLYTDLASTGIWIGLLTGLSASAVMLYIRFNYLTKKLIVNS
- a CDS encoding glycosyltransferase family 2 protein is translated as MDLVTTSLLSIVIPVFNESENVVLLTESIHESLVGYDYQIIYVDDFSFDGTRKIIKNMKDDKVHLISLKRNYGQSLALAAGIDYAEGEYIITMDGDMQNDPSDIPKMLTYVVNEDYDLVTGIRAERKDSFVKKIPSKIANALIRRTAKLDIKDNGCALKIFTKETAKELNLYGEMHRFITLLAHFEGARIKQVPVKHHARHAGTSKYGLERIFKVVADIMLLLFIRKYFQRPIHFFGIFGFVLILIGIIINAHLLVVKFGLGEDIGSRPLLTFGMMFILAGIQLFTIGIVMELLIRTYYESQNKRPYRIKNVTVGGQIKS